One window of Blastocatellia bacterium genomic DNA carries:
- the fumC gene encoding class II fumarate hydratase, producing the protein MTEPTANQQVRIESDSMGEIEVPADVYWGAQTARSLLHFNIGRDLMPPELIRAFGILKKAAALVNQDLGKLSEDNARLIAQAADEVIAGRLNEQFPLRVWQTGSGTQTNMNVNEVIANRAIEMAGGVMGSKKPIHPNDHVNMSQSSNDTFPAAMHIAAAMRVHNDLIPAIEQIHNAIMAKAREFANVVKIGRTHLQDATPLTVGQEMSGWASLLERDAERLRLALDGLYDLAIGGTAVGTGLNAPPEFAERVAAKIAELAELPFRSHPNKFAALSAHDELVFAHGAVTTLAVSLMKIANDIRWLASGPRCGIGELVIPENEPGSSIMPGKVNPTQCEAMTMIAAQVLGNNAAISFAGSQGNFELNVFKPVMIYNFLHSVTLLADASHGFVEYMINGIELNRERIDHYVQNSLMLVTALTPKIGYDKAAQVAHVAHEENISLREAVLKLGYLSGEAFDEIVRPETMTHPG; encoded by the coding sequence ATGACCGAGCCAACAGCAAATCAGCAAGTCCGCATCGAGTCCGACAGCATGGGCGAAATTGAAGTGCCGGCAGATGTCTACTGGGGCGCGCAGACCGCCCGCTCGCTGCTGCATTTCAATATCGGGCGCGACCTGATGCCGCCCGAATTGATCCGCGCTTTCGGCATCTTGAAGAAAGCCGCGGCGCTGGTCAATCAAGACCTCGGCAAGCTCTCTGAAGACAACGCCCGGCTGATCGCGCAAGCGGCGGACGAGGTGATCGCCGGTCGGCTCAATGAGCAATTCCCGCTGCGCGTCTGGCAAACCGGCAGCGGCACGCAGACCAACATGAACGTCAACGAAGTCATCGCCAACCGCGCTATTGAGATGGCCGGTGGCGTGATGGGATCGAAGAAGCCGATTCACCCGAACGATCACGTCAATATGTCGCAATCGTCGAACGATACCTTCCCGGCGGCCATGCACATTGCCGCGGCGATGCGCGTGCATAATGATTTGATCCCCGCCATCGAGCAAATCCACAACGCCATCATGGCCAAGGCCCGCGAGTTCGCCAACGTCGTCAAGATTGGCCGCACGCATTTGCAAGATGCCACGCCGCTGACCGTCGGCCAGGAGATGAGCGGCTGGGCGAGCTTGCTTGAACGCGATGCCGAGCGTTTGCGGCTGGCGCTCGACGGCCTCTACGACCTCGCCATCGGCGGCACGGCGGTCGGCACAGGGTTGAACGCGCCGCCGGAGTTTGCCGAGCGCGTCGCGGCGAAGATCGCCGAGCTGGCCGAGCTACCCTTTCGCTCGCACCCGAATAAATTCGCGGCGCTGTCGGCGCACGACGAGCTGGTCTTTGCCCACGGCGCGGTGACGACGCTTGCGGTCTCGCTGATGAAGATTGCCAACGACATCCGCTGGCTGGCGTCGGGGCCGCGCTGCGGCATCGGCGAATTGGTTATTCCTGAAAACGAGCCGGGCTCTTCGATCATGCCCGGCAAGGTCAACCCCACTCAGTGCGAAGCCATGACGATGATCGCGGCGCAGGTTCTCGGCAACAACGCGGCGATTAGCTTCGCCGGCTCGCAGGGCAACTTCGAGCTGAACGTCTTCAAGCCGGTGATGATCTACAATTTTCTGCACTCGGTGACGCTGCTCGCCGACGCCAGCCACGGCTTTGTCGAGTATATGATTAACGGCATCGAGCTCAACCGCGAGCGCATTGATCACTATGTCCAGAATTCGCTGATGCTGGTGACGGCGTTGACGCCGAAGATCGGCTACGACAAAGCGGCACAGGTGGCGCACGTGGCGCACGAAGAGAACATCAGCCTGCGCGAAGCCGTCCTCAAGCTCGGCTATCTGAGTGGCGAAGCCTTCGACGAAATAGTGCGCCCCGAGACGATGACGCATCCGGGATAA
- a CDS encoding tetratricopeptide repeat protein has translation MPFKPQSRFVLCSVWLLLTLAMATAQSNQPAAQAAAQAAPSPVAEAQSLLAAGKTDAAIAALRALPKATTDDAQVNHLLGLAYYQKSDYPHAIEHLSVSARLAKEGSPQYRQAVQLLGMAHYFLGHSKEAVSYLELVRAWAPDNTENAYVLGVSYLLSQDAENARRNFARMFALPADAAAAYLINAQMMIRQGLEESAEKELARALELDARLPQANYLLGELAIYHANLDRGIELLKKEIALNPGFAMAYYMLGEAYSRQLKWDDAIAPLQKSIWLNPYFSGPYIALGKVYLKKADLGNAESMLRRALAMDPNNYSGHHLLAQVLQQANRMAEAKREFDTAESLRPPANK, from the coding sequence ATGCCATTCAAGCCTCAATCGCGGTTCGTGCTATGCAGCGTGTGGCTGCTGCTGACGCTTGCGATGGCTACGGCGCAGAGCAATCAACCCGCGGCGCAGGCCGCGGCGCAGGCCGCGCCGTCGCCGGTTGCCGAAGCGCAGTCGTTACTCGCCGCCGGCAAGACCGACGCGGCCATCGCGGCTCTGCGCGCCCTGCCGAAAGCGACAACCGACGACGCGCAGGTCAATCACCTGCTCGGACTGGCCTACTATCAAAAATCCGATTACCCGCACGCCATCGAACACCTGTCGGTCTCTGCGCGGCTGGCTAAAGAAGGCTCGCCGCAATACCGTCAGGCGGTGCAACTGCTCGGCATGGCGCACTACTTTCTCGGTCATAGCAAAGAGGCCGTCAGCTATCTTGAGCTGGTTCGCGCCTGGGCTCCTGACAACACCGAGAATGCTTACGTGCTGGGCGTCAGCTATCTGCTCTCGCAGGATGCCGAAAACGCCCGGCGCAACTTCGCGCGCATGTTCGCGCTGCCGGCAGACGCGGCGGCGGCTTATCTCATCAACGCGCAGATGATGATTCGTCAGGGACTAGAGGAGAGCGCCGAAAAAGAGCTGGCGCGTGCCCTGGAGCTTGATGCCAGGCTGCCGCAGGCGAACTACCTGCTGGGCGAGCTGGCTATTTATCACGCCAACCTGGATCGCGGCATCGAGTTGTTGAAGAAAGAGATTGCCCTCAACCCCGGCTTTGCGATGGCTTACTATATGTTGGGCGAAGCCTACTCGCGGCAACTGAAATGGGACGACGCCATCGCGCCGCTGCAAAAATCGATCTGGCTGAACCCCTACTTCAGCGGGCCATACATCGCGCTCGGCAAGGTCTATTTGAAGAAGGCTGACCTCGGCAACGCTGAAAGCATGCTGCGCCGCGCCCTGGCGATGGACCCGAACAATTATTCGGGCCATCATCTGCTGGCGCAGGTCTTACAGCAGGCGAATCGCATGGCCGAAGCGAAAAGGGAGTTCGACACGGCGGAGAGCTTGCGGCCACCCGCCAACAAGTAG
- a CDS encoding CRTAC1 family protein has translation MLEKLNRLRAAALQALSLALSVSALIVTPLAVPAIAGYPAPTRSAPDENGASDFQVSFVEVAARAGLTEPFVYGGMDRKRYIIETNGCGVAFLDYDNDGWMDILLLNGTRLEGFAKGKAPTLKLYHNNRNGAFSDVTSGSGLARTGWASAVTVGDYDNDGNDDLFITYWGQNVLYHNDGRGKFSDVTAKAGLATKGTRWGSGCAFVDYDRDGRLDLFVANYLIFDPASVPEPGKGPNCLWKGVAVNCGPKGLPTDTNLLYHNNGDGTFTDVSQASGIAKAQNRYAMTTLVTDYDNDGWPDLYVACDSTASILYRNNGDGTFKDVAIEAGAAYNEDGQPQAGMGVASGDYNGDGFTDIFKTHFADDLPAMYRNSGRGFFEDASRAAGFEHTRYIQWGTGLVDLNNDGWPDVFTVTGNVYPEVERVLKEYPHRSPRLIYRNLGNGRFKEVTAECGPGARELHSSRGCAFGDYDNDGDIDVLIMNMNELPSLLRNDYNGSPRGANHWLTLKLIGTKSNRSAIGARVRLKAGARQQTQEVSSQSSYYSHNDPRLHFGLGESVRAEQVEIRWPNGQTEIIKDIAANQIVTIKEGFGVVKAGGGKK, from the coding sequence ATGTTAGAGAAGCTCAACCGGCTCCGCGCCGCGGCCTTGCAAGCTCTATCCCTCGCGCTCTCTGTCAGCGCACTCATTGTCACACCGCTCGCCGTGCCGGCAATCGCCGGCTACCCCGCTCCAACTCGATCCGCCCCGGATGAAAATGGCGCGAGCGATTTTCAGGTGAGCTTTGTCGAAGTCGCGGCGCGCGCCGGGCTGACCGAGCCATTTGTCTACGGCGGCATGGACCGCAAGCGCTACATCATCGAAACCAACGGCTGTGGCGTCGCCTTCCTGGATTACGACAATGACGGCTGGATGGACATTCTATTGCTGAACGGCACACGGCTCGAAGGCTTTGCGAAAGGCAAAGCGCCGACCCTCAAGCTCTATCACAACAACCGCAATGGCGCGTTTAGCGATGTCACCAGTGGGTCAGGGCTGGCACGCACCGGCTGGGCTTCAGCCGTCACGGTTGGCGATTACGACAACGACGGCAATGATGACCTGTTCATTACTTACTGGGGCCAGAACGTCCTCTATCACAATGACGGCAGGGGCAAGTTCAGCGACGTGACGGCGAAAGCGGGGCTGGCGACAAAAGGCACACGCTGGGGATCGGGCTGCGCCTTTGTGGATTATGACCGCGACGGGCGGCTCGATCTTTTCGTGGCGAACTATCTGATCTTCGACCCGGCCAGCGTGCCCGAGCCGGGCAAAGGCCCGAACTGTTTGTGGAAAGGCGTGGCGGTCAACTGTGGGCCGAAGGGCTTACCAACCGACACCAATCTGCTCTATCACAACAACGGCGACGGCACCTTTACAGACGTGTCACAGGCTTCGGGCATCGCGAAGGCGCAGAACCGTTACGCCATGACGACGCTGGTGACGGATTACGATAATGACGGCTGGCCTGATCTCTATGTCGCGTGTGATTCGACGGCGAGCATCCTCTATCGCAACAACGGCGACGGGACATTCAAAGACGTAGCGATTGAAGCCGGCGCGGCTTATAACGAAGACGGCCAGCCGCAGGCCGGCATGGGCGTGGCCTCGGGCGATTACAACGGCGATGGGTTCACCGATATTTTTAAGACGCATTTTGCCGACGACTTGCCGGCGATGTATCGCAACAGCGGGCGCGGCTTCTTCGAAGACGCATCGCGCGCCGCGGGCTTCGAGCACACGCGCTACATTCAGTGGGGCACGGGGCTGGTTGACCTGAACAATGACGGCTGGCCGGATGTCTTCACCGTGACCGGCAATGTTTACCCGGAAGTCGAGAGGGTGTTGAAAGAGTACCCACACCGCAGCCCGCGATTGATCTATCGCAATCTCGGCAACGGTCGCTTCAAGGAAGTGACTGCCGAATGCGGGCCGGGCGCGCGTGAGCTGCATTCGAGTCGCGGCTGCGCGTTCGGTGATTACGACAATGACGGCGACATAGACGTGCTGATTATGAATATGAACGAGCTGCCGTCGCTGCTGCGCAACGATTATAACGGCAGCCCGCGCGGCGCGAACCACTGGCTGACGTTGAAACTGATCGGCACGAAATCGAACCGTTCAGCCATCGGCGCGAGAGTGCGATTGAAGGCCGGCGCGCGCCAGCAGACTCAGGAAGTCAGCAGCCAGTCGAGCTATTACTCTCACAACGACCCGCGCCTGCACTTCGGACTGGGCGAAAGCGTGCGCGCCGAGCAGGTCGAGATTCGCTGGCCTAATGGGCAGACCGAAATCATTAAAGACATCGCCGCTAATCAGATCGTCACGATCAAAGAGGGTTTTGGAGTCGTGAAGGCGGGCGGCGGCAAAAAATAA
- a CDS encoding tetratricopeptide repeat protein encodes MFKSSLFNLFFKHSILVLLICHPPVFAQRKPAISAEQHFSRGVTLLEKQQGDRAIEELRMAIKMRPDFAEAYNVLGLALARKGDARVAAESFRKAVALDPKQYKAHRNLGQALQQLGDVDGAVNAFRQSLSLKADEAETHLMLGLALQQKGLADDAVAEFREAIRLNANLPDAHFYLGYVVAARGELRAAIYEFETAIKLKPDYGEAYYYLGTARWFSDDVAGTLAALKTAVKLLPNHADSHYYLGLALKKSGDTQAALGELTMATRLAPEMIEPRHAMGQVLQENEELDEAIEAFRAVIKLKPDFVPAYNDLGLALVGKRDPDGAIAAFNQALKIDPNNLVARHNLGMAFIQKSDYAAAVAEYRKLIQMAPDSADAHYNLGLALKNKDQFDEAIAELKRATALQPSLQEAHYTLGVVLLQQGKLDESAAAFRAALAAKPDYAEAQYALGTVLQQQGNLDAAIAAFRQALKVAPNAPEIHNTLGTALRQKGDMEAARAEFQEGARLNKKKSDIQAATFAINTGLAQLKAGNLDAAIERFEAAIKLTPDDAKAHYHLAKALLEKGQKEAAQAEYQKAKQLDPRLKPLM; translated from the coding sequence ATGTTCAAGTCGAGCCTATTCAATCTCTTCTTCAAGCATTCGATCCTCGTTTTGCTCATCTGCCATCCGCCGGTCTTCGCGCAACGCAAGCCTGCTATCTCTGCCGAACAGCACTTCAGCCGCGGCGTGACGCTGCTGGAAAAGCAGCAGGGCGACCGCGCCATCGAAGAGTTGCGGATGGCGATCAAGATGAGGCCAGACTTTGCCGAGGCATATAATGTCCTGGGGCTGGCGCTGGCGCGCAAAGGCGATGCGCGGGTGGCGGCAGAGTCGTTTCGCAAAGCCGTCGCGCTTGATCCGAAACAGTATAAAGCGCACCGCAATCTCGGCCAGGCGCTGCAACAACTCGGCGACGTTGACGGCGCGGTCAATGCGTTTCGTCAGTCGCTGTCGCTTAAGGCCGACGAAGCGGAAACCCATCTCATGCTCGGTCTCGCGCTTCAGCAAAAAGGTTTGGCCGATGATGCCGTCGCCGAGTTTCGTGAAGCGATCCGGCTGAACGCCAACCTGCCGGACGCGCATTTCTATCTCGGCTACGTGGTCGCCGCGCGCGGCGAATTACGCGCCGCTATCTATGAGTTTGAAACCGCGATCAAGCTGAAGCCCGACTACGGCGAAGCCTATTATTACCTCGGCACCGCGCGGTGGTTTTCAGACGACGTGGCCGGCACGCTCGCGGCGTTAAAGACGGCGGTAAAACTGCTGCCCAATCATGCCGATTCGCATTACTACCTTGGGCTGGCGCTAAAGAAGAGCGGCGACACACAGGCGGCGCTTGGCGAGCTGACTATGGCGACGCGACTCGCGCCCGAAATGATCGAGCCGCGCCACGCCATGGGCCAGGTCTTACAGGAGAATGAAGAGCTAGACGAAGCCATTGAAGCCTTCCGCGCCGTCATCAAGCTGAAGCCTGACTTCGTCCCCGCTTACAATGACCTGGGGCTGGCGCTCGTCGGCAAGCGCGACCCGGATGGCGCCATCGCGGCGTTCAATCAGGCGCTCAAGATCGATCCGAACAACTTGGTGGCGCGCCATAATCTTGGCATGGCGTTCATTCAGAAGAGTGACTACGCGGCGGCGGTTGCCGAGTATCGCAAGCTGATTCAAATGGCTCCCGACAGCGCCGATGCGCATTACAACCTCGGGCTTGCCTTGAAGAATAAAGACCAGTTCGACGAAGCGATTGCGGAGTTGAAACGGGCGACCGCTCTGCAACCGTCATTGCAGGAAGCGCACTACACGCTCGGCGTCGTGCTGTTGCAGCAAGGCAAGCTCGACGAGTCGGCAGCCGCCTTCAGGGCGGCGCTCGCCGCCAAACCCGATTATGCCGAAGCGCAATACGCGCTCGGCACCGTGCTGCAACAACAGGGCAATCTGGATGCCGCCATCGCGGCGTTCCGCCAGGCGCTCAAAGTCGCGCCGAACGCGCCGGAGATTCACAACACGCTAGGCACGGCGCTCCGACAAAAAGGCGATATGGAGGCGGCGCGCGCCGAGTTTCAAGAAGGGGCGCGGCTGAATAAGAAGAAATCGGATATTCAAGCGGCGACCTTTGCCATCAACACAGGTCTAGCGCAGCTCAAGGCGGGCAACCTCGACGCCGCCATCGAGCGCTTCGAGGCGGCCATCAAGCTGACGCCCGATGACGCGAAGGCGCATTACCATCTGGCAAAAGCCTTGCTCGAAAAAGGTCAGAAAGAGGCCGCGCAGGCCGAGTATCAAAAGGCTAAACAACTCGATCCGCGCTTGAAGCCATTGATGTAG
- a CDS encoding trehalase family glycosidase — translation MMNANRLYAGRLARRVTVAIVALLVSSVSLGALPARQTGRATPAQLQAIRDYIKQSWHTLERSNARLADAAVDPKFKAGAGARSPVYVSRKENVSEVEARLRRQMTAEDFARIEIRQLPEDWQQINQQGLLYLPNPYVVPGGRFNEMYGWDSYFIQVGLLRDGETELAKDMIDNFVYEVEHYGKVLNANRTYYLTRSQPPFLTEMILGVYRKTHDRRWLAATIPALEKTYELWTTDPHMTPATHLARYWDFGEGPAPEVIADERDAQGRTHYDRVREYYRTHEVRDYDVNKFYDKAKDELTPLFYKGDRSMRESGFDPSNRFGQFNTDIISYNPVCLNSLLYRVETEAAEIMKILGRAAAATQWLRRAAQRRAQINRLMWDAADGLYYDYNFVEKRVRRYPYVTTFYPLWVGIASPAQAARVVKNLHLFERPGGLLTSTTVSGSQWDAPFGWGNLQMIAVGGLRRYGYNREADRIAANFLSLVLKEFIAHNTIVEKYDVEARQSQISAGLKFGYTSNEIGFGWTNAAFTDLYADLPEAKKADVLNLSGVARSAATGK, via the coding sequence ATGATGAACGCCAACAGGCTCTATGCAGGTCGCCTTGCAAGGCGGGTGACGGTTGCTATTGTCGCTCTACTGGTCTCTTCGGTTTCGCTCGGGGCGCTGCCGGCGCGACAAACCGGGCGCGCGACGCCGGCACAACTTCAGGCGATTCGCGACTACATCAAGCAGAGCTGGCACACGCTTGAGCGGTCGAATGCACGGCTCGCCGACGCCGCCGTTGACCCGAAATTCAAAGCCGGCGCCGGCGCGCGCTCGCCGGTCTACGTCTCGCGCAAAGAGAATGTCAGCGAAGTCGAGGCCCGCTTACGCCGACAGATGACGGCTGAAGATTTTGCCCGCATCGAGATTCGCCAGTTGCCGGAAGATTGGCAGCAGATCAATCAACAAGGGCTGCTCTACCTGCCGAACCCTTACGTCGTGCCGGGCGGGCGCTTCAACGAGATGTATGGCTGGGACAGCTACTTCATTCAGGTGGGCCTGCTGCGCGACGGCGAAACCGAGCTTGCCAAAGACATGATCGATAACTTCGTCTACGAGGTCGAGCATTACGGCAAGGTGCTGAACGCCAACCGCACTTACTACCTGACGCGCTCGCAGCCGCCGTTTCTCACGGAGATGATTCTCGGCGTCTACCGCAAGACGCATGACCGCCGCTGGCTCGCGGCGACCATCCCTGCGCTGGAGAAGACTTATGAGCTGTGGACGACCGACCCGCACATGACGCCGGCGACACATCTGGCGCGCTACTGGGATTTTGGCGAGGGGCCGGCGCCCGAAGTCATTGCCGACGAGCGCGACGCCCAGGGGCGCACGCATTACGACCGCGTCCGTGAGTATTACCGCACCCACGAGGTCAGGGATTACGATGTTAACAAGTTTTACGACAAGGCGAAGGATGAGTTGACGCCGCTCTTTTACAAAGGCGACCGCTCGATGCGCGAATCCGGCTTCGACCCTTCAAACCGCTTCGGGCAGTTCAACACAGACATCATCAGCTATAACCCTGTCTGCCTGAATTCGCTGCTCTACCGTGTGGAGACCGAGGCCGCCGAGATCATGAAAATTCTCGGTCGCGCCGCCGCCGCAACGCAGTGGCTGCGCCGCGCCGCTCAACGCCGAGCGCAGATCAACCGCCTGATGTGGGACGCCGCCGACGGGCTCTATTACGATTACAACTTCGTCGAAAAGCGGGTGCGGCGCTATCCCTATGTGACGACCTTCTACCCGCTGTGGGTTGGGATCGCCAGCCCCGCTCAGGCCGCGCGCGTCGTCAAGAACCTTCACCTCTTCGAGCGACCGGGCGGCCTGTTGACCAGCACGACCGTCAGCGGCAGCCAGTGGGACGCGCCCTTTGGCTGGGGCAACCTGCAAATGATCGCCGTCGGCGGCCTGCGGCGTTACGGCTACAACCGCGAAGCCGACCGCATCGCGGCGAACTTCCTGTCGCTGGTGCTGAAAGAGTTCATCGCTCACAACACGATTGTCGAGAAGTATGATGTCGAAGCCCGCCAGTCACAGATCAGCGCCGGGCTGAAGTTCGGCTATACGTCGAACGAGATCGGCTTCGGCTGGACGAATGCGGCCTTCACTGACTTATACGCCGACCTGCCTGAAGCGAAGAAAGCCGATGTGCTAAACTTGAGCGGAGTCGCCCGCTCGGCGGCCACCGGGAAGTAA
- a CDS encoding CRTAC1 family protein, translating into MHGFIAKLLRSLICLVVVSARTFADAPANGDVGVTFINVAKQAGLTTPTVYGDEHKNKYLLETTGCGAAFLDYDNDGWQDILLVNGTRLEGLPQAPTATCRLYHNQGDGSFIDVTQKSGLTRTGWGQSVAVGDYDNDGFDDIFISYFGKNALYHNNGNGTFREVADKAGVATNRTRWGSGCAFVDYDRDGLLDLFVASYIDLDLKTAPVPESGPCLYKGVMVACGPPGLAGGVNTLYRNNGNGTFTDVSEKAGIRKTNGTYGLGVLVADFDNDGWPDIYVANDSAPAALYHNDKNGTFTDIGIEAGCAFSIDGKPQAGMGVTAGDYDHDGWLDIFKTNFSGDTSTLYHNTGKMAFDDVTFPAGIGTTTRWLGWGCGFFDVDNNGWADVFLVNGHVYPEVERLTTEAGYAQRKVLYRNLGNGRFEDISERLGGPVMQPTAARGCAFGDFDNDGDTDILINPVNAMPELLRCDSTNQNNWIMIKAVGVKSNRSGIGARLKCVTEDGSQIDEVRSGGSYYSQNDLRVHFGLGKRDRVKTIEVRWPSGQVDTLTDVAANQFITVKEGAGLLRAVPASKAKVK; encoded by the coding sequence TTGCACGGATTCATCGCAAAACTACTGCGGTCACTGATCTGCCTGGTCGTCGTGTCGGCGCGGACATTCGCCGACGCGCCCGCGAACGGCGATGTCGGCGTGACGTTTATCAACGTCGCCAAACAGGCCGGGCTGACCACGCCGACCGTCTATGGCGATGAGCACAAAAACAAATACCTGCTCGAAACCACGGGGTGCGGCGCGGCCTTTCTGGATTACGATAACGACGGCTGGCAAGACATTCTCTTGGTCAACGGCACGCGGCTCGAAGGCTTGCCGCAAGCGCCGACCGCGACCTGCCGGCTCTATCACAACCAGGGGGATGGCAGCTTCATTGACGTGACACAGAAGTCCGGCCTCACGCGCACGGGCTGGGGCCAGAGCGTCGCCGTCGGCGATTACGATAACGACGGCTTCGACGACATCTTCATCAGCTACTTCGGCAAGAATGCGCTCTATCACAACAACGGCAACGGCACCTTCAGGGAAGTCGCAGACAAAGCCGGGGTCGCCACCAACCGCACGCGTTGGGGGTCGGGCTGCGCCTTCGTTGATTATGACCGCGATGGCCTGCTTGACCTGTTCGTCGCCAGCTACATCGATCTCGATTTGAAGACCGCGCCGGTGCCCGAATCCGGCCCCTGTCTTTACAAAGGCGTGATGGTCGCCTGCGGCCCGCCGGGACTCGCAGGCGGCGTCAACACGCTCTATCGCAATAACGGCAATGGCACCTTCACCGACGTTTCCGAGAAAGCCGGCATTCGCAAGACCAACGGCACCTACGGGCTCGGCGTGCTGGTCGCCGATTTTGATAACGACGGCTGGCCGGATATTTATGTCGCGAACGATTCGGCGCCCGCGGCGCTTTATCACAACGACAAGAACGGCACCTTCACCGACATCGGCATCGAAGCCGGCTGTGCCTTCAGCATAGACGGCAAACCGCAGGCCGGCATGGGTGTGACTGCCGGCGATTACGATCACGATGGCTGGCTCGACATCTTCAAGACCAACTTTTCCGGCGACACCTCGACGCTCTATCACAACACCGGCAAGATGGCCTTCGATGATGTGACCTTTCCCGCGGGCATCGGCACGACGACGCGCTGGCTCGGCTGGGGCTGTGGCTTTTTCGACGTTGACAACAACGGCTGGGCCGACGTCTTCCTGGTCAACGGTCATGTTTATCCGGAGGTGGAGAGGCTGACCACCGAAGCGGGCTACGCGCAACGCAAGGTGCTCTATCGCAATCTTGGGAATGGGCGCTTTGAAGACATCTCCGAGCGGCTCGGCGGCCCGGTGATGCAGCCGACAGCGGCGCGCGGCTGCGCCTTTGGCGATTTTGACAACGACGGCGACACAGATATCTTGATCAACCCGGTGAACGCCATGCCTGAGCTGTTGCGCTGCGATTCGACGAATCAAAACAACTGGATCATGATCAAAGCCGTCGGCGTCAAATCCAACCGCAGCGGCATCGGCGCGCGGTTGAAGTGCGTCACCGAAGACGGCAGTCAGATTGACGAGGTGCGCAGCGGCGGCAGCTATTATTCGCAGAACGACCTGCGGGTGCATTTCGGGTTAGGCAAGCGCGACCGCGTCAAGACGATTGAGGTGCGCTGGCCGAGCGGTCAGGTGGATACGCTCACGGACGTTGCCGCCAACCAGTTCATCACCGTGAAAGAAGGCGCGGGCCTGCTGCGCGCTGTGCCTGCGAGCAAAGCAAAAGTTAAATAA